The Palleronia sp. THAF1 genome contains the following window.
GCCCTGCTTCATCGTTCCTGAAATATCTCGGAGTTCGAGGCAGAGCCTCGATCCGTGCTTAGCAAACCGCGACACACCCGCTATAAGGGCGGCGCACGACTAACCGGAGCCGCCCATGTCCATCTTCGACTTCCTTTCGGGTCAGTTCATCGACGTCATCCACTGGACCGATGACCGGCAGGACCGCATGGTCTGGCGGTTCGAACGTCACGGGCATGAGATCAAGTACGGTGCCAAGCTGACCGTCCGCGAAGGACAGGCCGCCGTCTTCGTGCACGAAGGCCAGTTGGCCGATGTCTTCACCCCCGGCCTCTACCTGCTGGAGACGAACAACCTGCCGATCCTGACGACCCTCCAGCACTGGGACCACGGCTTCCGCTCGCCCTTCAAATCGGAAATCTATTTCGTCAACACGACGCGCTTCACCGATCTGAAGTGGGGCACCAAAAATCCGGTCATGCTCCGCGATCCGGAGTTCGGTCCCACCCGCGTGCGCGCCTTCGGCACCTACGCCGTCAAGGTCGCCGATCCCGCGCTGTTCCTGACAGAGATCGTGGGCACCGACGGTGAGTTCACCGCCGATGAAATTACCTTTCAAATTCGCAACGTCATCGTACAAGAGGCGTCCCGCACGCTGGCCGCCAGCGGCATCCCGGTGCTCGACATGGCCGCCAACACCGCCGATCTGGGCAAGCTGATCGCCAGTGAGATCAGCAAGACGGTCGCCGCCTACGGCCTGTCGATCCCCGAACTCTATATCGAAAACATCTCGCTGCCCGCAGCGGTCGAGGCAGCGCTGGACAAGCGCACCTCCATGGGGGTCGTCGGCGATCTGGGTCGGTTCACACAGTATCAGGCGGCAGAGGCTTTGACGGCCGAGGGCTCCACCGCCGGTGCCGCGTTGGGCACGGGTTTCGGTGCGGGCATGGGGA
Protein-coding sequences here:
- a CDS encoding SPFH domain-containing protein, whose amino-acid sequence is MSIFDFLSGQFIDVIHWTDDRQDRMVWRFERHGHEIKYGAKLTVREGQAAVFVHEGQLADVFTPGLYLLETNNLPILTTLQHWDHGFRSPFKSEIYFVNTTRFTDLKWGTKNPVMLRDPEFGPTRVRAFGTYAVKVADPALFLTEIVGTDGEFTADEITFQIRNVIVQEASRTLAASGIPVLDMAANTADLGKLIASEISKTVAAYGLSIPELYIENISLPAAVEAALDKRTSMGVVGDLGRFTQYQAAEALTAEGSTAGAALGTGFGAGMGMQMGGMTMGPWGQRPAAPPPPPPVEHVWHIAKDGATTGPFSTARLGRMATDGDLTRDSLVWTQGQDGWMRAEDVPDLTRLFTVMPPPPPSA